One Spinacia oleracea cultivar Varoflay chromosome 4, BTI_SOV_V1, whole genome shotgun sequence DNA segment encodes these proteins:
- the LOC110802245 gene encoding transcription factor ILR3, whose amino-acid sequence MVSQENPNWLYDYSYIDEIQISVPDCNFAAPTSAFNNCPLQQALNVPFNVSAEIDGTYGDSEGPKENNSKKRGRSESCAPSSSKACREKARRDRLNDKFMELGSILEPGRTPKTDKAAILSDAVRMVTQLRSEAQKLKDSNSNLQEKIKELKTEKNELRDEKQRLKAEKDKLEQQLKTVNTQPSYLPTPTAIPAAFAPPTQAPGGKLVPFMGYPGVAMWQFMPPASVDTSQDHVLRPPVA is encoded by the exons ATGGTGTCGCAAGAAAACCCTAATTGGCTCTATGATTACTCTTATATTGATGAAATTCAGATCTCTGTTCCTGATTGCAATTTCGCTGCTCCTACTTCTGCCTTCAATAATTGTCCATTGCAGCAGGCTTTGAATGTTCCATTTAATGTCAG TGCGGAAATAGATGGGACTTATGGTGATTCAGAGGGCCCCAAGGAGAACAACTCAAAAAAGAG GGGGAGATCTGAATCATGTGCTCCATCTAGCTCCAAAGCTTGCAGGGAGAAGGCACGCAGGGACCGACTTAATGACAA GTTCATGGAATTAGGTTCTATATTGGAACCTGGTAGAACTCCCAAGACCGACAAGGCAGCCATTTTGAGTGATGCTGTTCGAATGGTGACTCAGTTAAGGAGTGAGGCTCAAAAGTTGAAGGACTCGAATTCGAATTTACAGGAGAAGATTAAGGAATTGAAG ACTGAGAAGAATGAGCTCCGTGATGAGAAGCAAAGGCTGAAAGCCGAGAAGGATAAGCTAGAGCAGCAATTGAAGACTGTGAACACGCAGCCAAGTTACCTCCCAACCCCAACTGCTATCCCAGCTGCTTTTGCACCACCAACTCAAGCTCCAGGTGGCAAGTTGGTGCCCTTTATGGGATACCCGGGAGTTGCAATGTGGCAGTTCATGCCTCCAGCTTCTGTCGATACATCTCAGGATCACGTGCTTCGTCCACCAGTGGCTTAA